DNA sequence from the Vicia villosa cultivar HV-30 ecotype Madison, WI linkage group LG3, Vvil1.0, whole genome shotgun sequence genome:
TCCGGCGCGCCAAGAACGTGATCTCCTAAATCGATCCTCCACAGTTTCGCCACGTCATCAACTACAATTAGGTCAGAATCGAAGTAAATGATTCGCTGAGCACTCGCCGGAACTAGATCGGCGAGGTACATCCTCGCGTAATTGAGCGGCTGATCAAGCGCGCGGCGAATCGAGTACGAGATCTTTCCTCTGACGAGATTTGAATCGAAGTGATAGATGTGGAACTTCAGATACGGAAACGTTGAAATGATGATGCGGCGGAGCTCTTGCCGGCGGCGGTGCGTGGTTGTAACGAAATGGAACACTACATTCTCTGGACACGAAGCGTGTTGCAGGACAGAGAAGACTCCGGCAATGGAGCCGCGGAGGTAGGTAGCATCGAGAGTCATGGCAATGTGGATGACGGATGACGTTACAGGCGGCGGACATTCCCTACCGTTTCGGAATGCTGGCGCTTCACGGAACGACTGGACTTCGTCGGAAGATAACACCGGCGGGAAACAAACCGCggcgaagaagaagaaaaacgcGAGAGCGCGTGTAACTCGTGTCGGTTGCATCATGTTGTTTCAGTGAAGTAAAAAATTTGAGAGTGTAGTAAGGAAAGAAGAAGATAAGTGTAGTACTTTTGAAGTGTAAGGGTaaatttggaattttgaaatttatttattaagaaTTAATGAATAGTGGGTTGGTAAGAAAGCCAGGCTGGAAAGAATAAAGACGTGTTTATCCTTTAACTTGGTAAAGGGCGCTTTGTTATCGTTACTTGATGTTGGTTGAGTTGAGGTATTGTATGGTCCGTGAGTGATGCGTCGAGATTAAGTTTGATGAAATGAACGGCTGAGATTTGACGGTTGGATTGAGATTGTGATGGAAGATTTGGAGTGTCCGGTGGGATTTGTCTGCGCCTTATTGTCGTGATTCACGTATGAATCTTTCCTTGATGACAAAATTGTGGATAATAAATGATGGATTGATGTTTGTCTTGTGATCACCGTGCAGGTCAATTATTTATTACCACCGTTTTATTTAATTTAGTCATGATTCTGGTCtccattttgtttattttttaaaagtaaagtttattaattcattttattataatttatggcataaaaaatatcatattcaTTGTTGGGTTGTGTTCTTTTTTATTGGAAAAGTCAAAATTGCATTTTAATAAAAGAGCACAAGTTGTGCTATAACACATACAGTGTCGAACAGAATACAAGCTGAAAAATACTTGCATGAGCACAAACTTGTGGCTATACAAACAAccaatcacaattttttattaattaaaaaataaaaaatatttgtttctctctcttactcaatcacaaccaccccatgaatccaattaaaaaagaaattaaattttaaataaatttaaatttttctcttttcttattggttgttcctaagtAGACTCTAAGTTAAGTCACAAAAGCAGCCATTTAGCAATGTTCTGTTATGAAAATGTTATTATAATTCAAGTTGCGCTAACCGGTTGCTCTAACCAATTACAGGAAAaagagtaaccggttactaccCATTTTGCGATAGTTAGTATGAAACAGAAGTTTTCTAAATAATTAGAGGTTTAATGTATTTCGAAGCCAgtaattttatataattgattATAAGTTTGGTGTAATCTGTTAAAGAGTTATAAAAttgttttctcttttatttaattagCTACATTGATGAGTATTATTGTATAAATAGTCATGTTTTGTCATTTATGAAATAAGAACCATATTTCAACTTTGATTCTCTCATTCTCTCCATTATTTATCATTTTATCTTGTGATTAGATTTTTCCCTCGCAATTGACATCAAGATCCTGGTTCTTTGATCGAACATTTAGTGTCCAAAaatgcttttcatcttcaataaATGTATCCTTGCAAATTTCTCAATTATTGATGCGGAGAATTATGACAATTGGTGCAAACAGATGAAGGTGATGTTTGGTTATATagatgttcttgaagtgatcaagaatAGTGTTAATCCACTTGTAGAAGGTGCAACTGTTGCGTAAAGAAAAACTCGCAAGGAAGAGAAGACGAAAGATTTCAAAGTTTTGTATCTTTTTCATCAATGTGTTAATGCTGGtaattttgagaaggttggtgACTGCGTATCCTCAAAGCAAGCTTGGAAAATCTTGGAGAAAAGTTATGCATGAGGTGATAAGGCAAAGGTGGCGAGGTTACAAAATCAAAAAAGGCAGATGGAGTTAATTCAAATGGAGGAGAAGGAAATCGTTAGTGAATTTACGCCAAGAATCACAAGATTGATGAATCGAGTGAAAGTTTGTGGAGAGACAATCACCAAGTAGTATCTAGTTGGTAAAATCTTGAGATCGTTAAAGTCAAGATTTGATAACACGGTGGTTGCTATTGAAGAGTCCAACGATCTTTCAACCATGAGCAAAGAAGAGTTGCAAAGTTCTCTTAAGGTTCATGAGCAGAGAATGAAGAAAAGGAATGTTGACAAAGGAAAGGTTGAAGTTGCTTTGCAAGCTCGTTTCGTTGGAAAGGACAAGAAGGTGAAAGAAAAGTAGTCCATAAGTAGAGGTAGAGGAAATTATCACAACAATGATGGAAGGAACTCCTAAAATTCCAACAATTCAACATTTCAAAAGGGTGAAAGAAAATGCAACAAAGGTGGTGGATCAAACAATTACAAAGGTGGCAACAAAAGAGGAAGAGAGGAAAGATAGAGAAATGACAAGAGCAACTTCCAATGTTATAATTGTCAAAAACTTGGACGTTTTGCTCGTGAATAACATGCCAACAAGAATGATCCATAACAAGTTGAAGCAAAGTTTGCAAGGCAGAAAGATGATGATAGCACATTGTTAATTGTGATTGTTGAAGTAGAAAACAGCATAGGAAAATGCAATCAAAGTCGGGTACAATCGCTTGAAAACGCAATGGTGACTACATTGCAGTGATTGATGGTACTATGACTTTGGGTGTTCAACACGTATGACAAGAAGGAAGGAATGGTTTGTTAAATTCAATCAAGCGTTAAAAACTAAGGTCAAATTCATGGATGATAGCACACATGCAATTGAGGGTATTAGCGACATATTGATCAAGAGGAAGAATGGTGAGCATTTCCTGATTAAAGATGTGTTGTATATTATGGGAATCAAGTGTAATATTTTAAGCATTGGTCAAATGCTTGAACGGAATTATAAGATTCATATGAAAAATAAAGTGTTAAAAGTTATGGATGCAGATGGGAGTTTGATTCTAAAGACTCTTAAGGATCAAAATAGAATTTTCAAAGTTGAATTAAAAGTAGTAAAGTATAGGTGTCTTGCAATGAATTCTATTAGGGAAGAATAAATATGGCACTATTGGCTTAGGCTTTTAAACTTCAAAGACCTCAATGCTATGCATAAAAACAACATGGTTACGAGGTTACCCTTGATCAACATGTCAGCTGAAGTATGTGAAGAATTTGTGCAAGCCAAGAAACACCAAAACAACTTTAGTAAAGATGCAGGATGCATAGTCAAAGGTCATCTTGATGTGGTGTATTCAGATGTTTGTGGACCAATGCAAGTTGACTCAATTAGAGGCAATAGGTACTTTGTCATTTTCATTGATGATTTTAGTAGAAAATTGTGGACTCACTTGATTAAAAAAAGATTATGTGCTAGACGTATTCAAAATGTTAAAATATAGGgtaaaatatgtttttggtccctataaatatttcaaatttcatttttagtctctattaaaaaaatgacatattttggtccccattaaaattattatgcacgtagttttagtccctactgttaaaccgatgtgtatttttgaatgattattttatagacagtttagaacgttataaaaagttgctcgaaaaaaaaaaactcaaaatttgatttctaagtagaaatttatattacttttatcattattttttgaaatttaaaaaattcatatttaattcttttcattataaaaaatcagttttcaaaattttaaaaaatagcagggactaaaactacatgcataaaaattttatagggactaaaatatgtcatttttttaatagggactaaaaatgaaatttgagatatttatagggaccaaaaacatacttaaccctaaaatatatggTGGAAAGACAAAGAGATCATAAGATCTAAACTCTAAAAATAGATGGTGGAGGAGATAATGTCTCAAATGATTTTGGGAAATTTTGTGATCAAAAGGAAATTGTACATCGGGTAGTGCCACCCTAAACGCCAAAATAAAATGGAATTGTCAGAAGGAAGAATCGGTCGATTATGAACATGGTGAGAAGCATGTTGAAAAGGAAGAACTAGCCAATAGAAATATGGGGAGAAGAGGTACCCACATCTGTATATTTATGGAATAGGTGTCCAACAAAGAAGCTAAAAATATTACTCCAGAAGAATCTTGGTTCAGATTTAAGCTAAATATGAGTCACTTGAAGGTATTTAGTTCGGTTGCATACAGACATGTTCTAGATaagtttataaaaaaagttaGATGATAATGGAGATCAAATTATATTTGTTGGGTATCACTTTACTAGTGGCTACAAACTCTATGATACGCTCAACAAAAGAATTTTAATCAATAGGGACGTGATCTTTTATTATTTGAGGGATGGGCAACATGCTGAAATAAATTCAAGTGGTGTTGGAACTATTTTTGCAGTGTTTGAAAATGCAGCTGGTGGAGTTTGAATTGAAGATAATTTGAAAAGATCGATGAGGCAAAGAGGCATGCCTGCAAGACTACAAGATTATGAGTTATTCCTAGATAATGAAGTAAACAACGATGGTGATCTCGTCCATTTTGTACTCATGGTTGAATAAGAACCACTGAAAAATGAGGAGGCCTTAAGTGATACAAAATGGATATATGCTATAAAGGAGGAGCTGAAGTCGATTGAGGAAAATAAGACATGGGAACTAGTTGATATACCTCAAGGAAGGAATTCAATTGGTGTAAGATGGTTGTACAAAGTAAAGGCAAATCCCAAAGGTGAAATAATCAAGCATAAATCTAGATTAGCTGTGAAGGGTtttttgcaaagaaaaggcattgactttgaagaagtatttgcacCAGCGGCTAGAATTGAAATCATTGGGCTTTGTTGATATTGCAAATAACAACAATTAGTCCATctaccaaatggatgttaaatatGTATTTTTGAATGTTTTATTAGAAGAGGGAATGGATGTGGAACAGCCACATGATTATTGTGAAAAGTTAGGAATCCAAGTTATATAGATCAAAGAAGGCATTATATGGGATGAAGCGAGAATCGACAGCTTGAAACAAAAGAATTCATGGTTTCTAAAGGAGATATAATTTGATAAACGTGTATCCGAACATCGTGTGTATGTGAAGAAGGCTACAAATAAATAAGTGATCACCCTATGTCTCTACATTGATGATTTATTGATTATAGACAATAATGAAGGTTACATTGCTGAATCCAATGGTGATTTAATGAAGGAGTTTTAAATGACCGACCTTGGTCTCATGACATATTTCTTTGGCATTGAGTTTCACGAGTTTGAAAAGGGAAGGCTCGTGCATCAAAGGGGGTGTGCTCTCTagatattgaagaagtttgaaatgGAGCATTGCAATGTGGAAATTACCCCTGGAGAGCCAATAATGcatatgtcaaaaaataaatatgagtattatattaatataacacAGTTTAGGAGGCTGATTGGATTGTTGTGGTACTTGTGTAATACGAGATTGAACTTGGCGTATAGCGCATGGATAATGGCCATACTTATGGGGAAGGCAAAGGAATCACACTTGGAACTAGTCAAGAGAATTTTAAGATATGTCAAAGGTTTAATTGGCCTCGAAACTCTATTTCTCTCAACAAATTAAGATAGAAGTTGCAAATTGCTCGGTTATATCAACTCAAACTAGCGTGGAGATAAAAATGACAGAAAATCCACGGTTGGATACATCTTTATGTATGGAAAAACACCAGTATCTTGGTGTTCTAAGAAGGAATAAATTGTGGTGTTCTCTTCTTGCAAGGCTGAGTATATTACAGTGTCTACGCGTGTGTCAAGTTGTAtggttgatgaatttgatgaaggAGTGCAACAAAGAGTGTGAAGTTGTGAGTTTGATGATAGAGAATGTTTCTACTAAACCTTGCTAAGAATCATATTGCTCGTGGGAGAAGCAAACATATGTATGAGACTTCACTACTCGAGATATCGTGTGAGTGAAGAAAAATTGAAGTTAAGATATTGCAAAAGCGAAGATCAAGTGGCCGATTTGCTAACCATAGGAATAACTATTGAAGTGTTCAAAAGATTGAAGAAGCACATGAGTATGGAAGACTTGAAGGacttgaattaaggtggtgtgtTATGAAAATTGTGTAATTCAAGTTGGTGTAATCGGTTACTACACCTTCTACAACAGTTAGTATCAAATAGATTATTTTAACCGGTTACTTGTTTAGTGTAACTGGTTACCAACCTCCAGTTTTATGTATTTTTAAGTCATTAGCTTCTTGTAACCTATTACAAATTTGGTGTAACCGATTACAAGGTTGAAAAGTTTGACTTATCTTTTAGATGGTTAACTATATTGATGAGTATTGTTGTATAAATATTCATGTTATGTTATTAATGACATAACAATCATATTCCACCCTAATTCTCTCTAATTCTCTCCATATTTCCATTATTCATCATTTCATCTTGTGATTTGATTTTTCCCAACATGATACAAAAGCAATGTTGCGCCCCTAACAACAAGGATATAGACAAAGAATTATTAGTGCAGTCACTAACATTAGAACCCAACAACAGTGCATTCTACCACTAACATCAGTTTGAGCTACCGTTTCTATATTGCTCAATCATTTTGTGTCGTCAAAACCTCTCATCAAGACATAAGTTATAAGTGTATGAAATATAGATTATATTATTGATATTCCAAAATTTTTACAATTAAGCATATGATTTTATCAAACATTTGTTAtggttaaattatatttaaatagaaaatatagGCTTAAATAGTTTTTTGGTCCTTATAAGTTGGCGTGTTTTTATTATTCGTCTATGTATCTTTTTAGTTTTGGATAAAGTCCTTAGATGttgaatttcattttattttaatcccTAAAGTTAAAATTTACAAGAAAATCTACAGGTTTCcggcagattttcctgcggattttaacTTTGAGAACTAAGACCAAAAAGATTTTAACATTTAGGGATCATTTCCGCACACAAAAAAAAAGTACATGGACGAAAAAACAAAAGCACaccaacttacagggaccaaaaaatCACAAATGGACAAAATATTTATGATTGTTTGTGTCATACTTTGTGGGTCTAAAGTACCACATTGCATCTAAGAAATTCATAAACAATTTTTATCAATTTCACTCAAATGGTGGttacaaataaataatttgaaattgACCCcactaatttatattattttatttgtaccaaaaaataattttttatgtgtaAAAAAGAATTcacttttttatgaaaaataatattttaatgataAGCAATGTGTTCTTGTGATTGCTTATTTGGATAACATTCCTTATTTTCAAACAATCTAGAGTGTCAGCTAAGCAAATTCCaatgacaaattaaaataaacaacataACTTATGATTAAGCAATCAGCCATTGAAGATGCTCtaataaagccaaaaaaaatttCTACTATGGTTAAGTTTTGAGTCTTatataaactttttaaaaatttaagacgACTTTGTCTCTGATCCACTTTTGTAACATTTTCTTATCCATGTAGTTTTTATCAAGGTTAACACATTCATATTTCGTAATTCAACACATGTAGGTTGCATTTAGTATAAGTGTTAATAATTTGTAATCCATGTATTTGAAAGGGGTGGTCCGCCTCTTCGACCCTCCCTGTGGtactttgttttgcaggtgatatgcTTTTAATAAGGACATCAACTTTTGATGATGAAGATGCCAACTTTATCATTAGGATTTGATGGACTTAACTATCCGATGATGGCAATCCAATGAAAAGTAACATAAGTCTCATCTCAAGCTACTCAAATATTTGTCTACAAAAAGAGAAGTATTTGACAAAGTCTTGAGGTAATGTGGTAATCTCCTATTTTAGTTATGAGTGAATGATTGTAAGACAAAAGGACTTTATCCTAAAAGCGCATGGCTAAAGCATACGCGCACATactaaactattttttaaaatgttttacctaagaaaatattttcaaaaacatcttgaagTTATGGAAGATAAATTAGGAGCAATCACAGTTGCAAGAGGCAAAATTTTGACTTATCTAATCGATTGAAGAATTTGTCTAATTGATTAGATTAgctcaaaaatgaatcataagcAATTAGAATAAGTAAATAGTTTGTCATactaaaatgaatatatatatatatatatatatatatatatatatatatatatatatatatatatatatatatatatatatatatatatatatatatataatggaggGTGAGATTTCTGTCATTTTGAGGAATAGAGGGTAGAGGTTGCGTAAACAACGAAACGGAGTTTAATATAACttaatttcataatcattatattgtcaaatatatttaaaaatgagtTTAATGATAGTGCACTGTCAGATATATTGTCAAATAAGTTtaagaataaaatatttatttataataaataaatagtatgcTCTTTATTATTAATGAGTTAGATCCAAAtcaattaaatgaaaataatataaattttaatttatttataatgaatGTTGC
Encoded proteins:
- the LOC131661255 gene encoding probable galacturonosyltransferase-like 3; this translates as MMQPTRVTRALAFFFFFAAVCFPPVLSSDEVQSFREAPAFRNGRECPPPVTSSVIHIAMTLDATYLRGSIAGVFSVLQHASCPENVVFHFVTTTHRRRQELRRIIISTFPYLKFHIYHFDSNLVRGKISYSIRRALDQPLNYARMYLADLVPASAQRIIYFDSDLIVVDDVAKLWRIDLGDHVLGAPEYCHANFTNYFTHRFWSNPAYASSFKGRGACYFNTGVMVIDLWKWREGRYTEKLENWMRIQKRSRIYELGSLPPFLLVFAGNVERVEHRWNQHGLGGDNVEGLCRDLHPGPVSLLHWSGKGKPWLRIDSKKPCPLDSLWAPYDLFRHSPSPFSDS